A window of Vulpes lagopus strain Blue_001 chromosome 21, ASM1834538v1, whole genome shotgun sequence contains these coding sequences:
- the FBXL14 gene encoding F-box/LRR-repeat protein 14 yields the protein METHISCLFPELLAMIFGYLDVRDKGRAAQVCTAWRDAAYHKSVWRGVEAKLHLRRANPSLFPSLQARGIRRVQILSLRRSLSYVIQGMANIESLNLSGCYNLTDNGLGHAFVQEIGSLRALNLSLCKQITDSSLGRIAQYLKGLEVLELGGCSNITNTGLLLIAWGLQRLKSLNLRSCRHLSDVGIGHLAGMTRSAAEGCLGLEQLTLQDCQKLTDLSLKHISRGLTGLRLLNLSFCGGISDAGLLHLSHMGSLRSLNLRSCDNISDTGIMHLAMGSLRLSGLDVSFCDKVGDQSLAYIAQGLDGLKSLSLCSCHISDDGINRMVRQMHGLRTLNIGQCVRITDKGLELIAEHLSQLTGIDLYGCTRITKRGLERITQLPCLKVLNLGLWQMTDSEKVR from the coding sequence atggagacCCACATCTCGTGCTTGTTCCCCGAGCTGCTGGCCATGATCTTCGGCTACCTGGACGTCCGGGATAAGGGGCGCGCGGCGCAGGTGTGCACGGCCTGGCGGGACGCCGCCTACCACAAGTCGGTGTGGCGGGGGGTGGAGGCCAAGCTGCACCTGCGCCGGGCCAACCCGTCGCTGTTCCCCAGCCTGCAGGCCCGGGGCATCCGCCGCGTGCAGATCCTGAGCCTCCGCCGCAGCCTCAGCTACGTGATCCAGGGCATGGCCAACATCGAGAGCCTCAACCTCAGCGGCTGCTACAACCTCACCGACAACGGGCTGGGCCACGCGTTTGTGCAGGAGATCGGCTCCTTGCGCGCCCTCAACCTGAGCCTCTGCAAGCAGATCACCGACAGCAGCCTGGGCCGCATCGCCCAGTATCTCAAGGGCCTGGAGGTGCTGGAGCTGGGGGGCTGCAGCAACATCACCAACACCGGCCTCCTGCTCATCGCCTGGGGCCTGCAGCGCCTCAAGAGCCTCAACCTCCGCAGCTGCCGCCACCTGTCGGACGTGGGCATCGGGCACCTGGCCGGCATGACGCGCAGCGCGGCCGAGGGCTGCCTGGGCCTGGAGCAGCTCACGCTGCAGGACTGCCAGAAGCTCACGGACCTTTCCCTAAAGCACATCTCGAGGGGGCTGACGGGCCTGAGGCTCCTAAACCTCAGCTTCTGCGGGGGCATCTCGGACGCGGGTCTCCTGCACCTGTCGCACATGGGCAGCCTGCGCAGCCTCAACCTGCGCTCCTGCGATAACATCAGTGACACGGGCATCATGCATCTGGCCATGGGCAGCCTGCGCCTCTCCGGGCTGGATGTGTCCTTCTGTGACAAAGTGGGGGACCAGAGCCTGGCTTACATCGCCCAGGGCCTGGACGGCCTCaagtccctgtccctctgctcctgccacaTCAGCGACGATGGCATCAACCGCATGGTGCGGCAGATGCATGGGCTGCGCACGCTCAACATCGGACAGTGCGTGCGTATCACAGACAAGGGCCTGGAGCTGATCGCTGAGCACCTGAGCCAACTCACCGGCATAGACCTGTATGGCTGCACCCGCATCACCAAGCGCGGTCTGGAGCGCATCACGCAGCTGCCCTGCCTGAAGGTACTCAACCTGGGACTCTGGCAGATGACGGACAGTGAGAAGGTCAGGTGA